The genomic stretch TAAATCAGAGTGGCAATAATATTTTTTTAGTATAAAAATTAATAGATTGTCATATTTATCCAGTGAGATGAATATAATAGATATATAAGATCAATTTGGTGGCTAAATTATAGATCACGTCAATTGGTATATATGTGACGGTAAGATTATATTTAGTTGACGGAGATATAGGAGAGATTTCAATGTATGATATTCTGAATGTCTATCTTGAAAATGGCCTGCGAATTGTAATACATAGGATACCGAACATAAAGACCATAGCATGTGGCATATGGGTGCGGCAGGGCAGTAAATATGAAGATGCAAATACGAGTGGTCAGTCTCATTTGCTGGAGCATCTAATGATTAATATGGACAATCATGGAAATTCCAGATTTCAAGAACTGATGCGAGAGGTAACCTCAGAGGGGGTTATCTATAATGCAGGCACTACAAAAGAAAATACGTCTTTTTATTTTACAGGATTGTCAGATACACTTGAGAAGTGCATCAAAACACTTGCCAGTATTGTAATTGAGAATAAATCATTTCCGGAAGAATTATTAGAGAATGAAAAAAAAGTTGTCGTACAGGAAGCAATATCCTTTTACTCCTCCTTTGGACAGATTAAGGAACGGATTGGGCAGGCTCTGTGGGGGGATATGGATGTTGGCAGGATCATAGTTGGAAATATCGAGAACATAAAAAATTGCAAAAATGAAAATTTGGAAAATATAATAAAAATGGCATATACACCGGAAAATTCAACACTAGTGATTGTCGGTGAACTTGAGTACCAGGATGTGCTTAAAATTGTAGAAGAGAACTTTGCAGATTGGAAAGATACTAGTACAAGGGAATATAACGAGATAGTGGAAAGTGAACCGGGAATTTATTTCAATAGTGGAGGAGGCAAAAATACCGTTATTGCTATCGGTTTTAGGACAGGCGGTTATACGGAAAAAGAAAGGATAAATATTGATGTCATATCAAAGATCATGGGCGATACAAGTCTGGAGTCAAGACTTGTAAAGGAAATAAGAGTCAAGAAAGGACTAGCCTATAATCTGGGAACTTTTACAAGCTTTTATGAAAACAAAGGAACTTTTTCATTTACCTCAGTATGTGCACAGGAATCAGTAGAAGAAGTTGTAAAATTGGCAATAGAGGAATTTCAGAAAGCAAAAGAGTCCGGTTTTAGCAAAACGGAGCTGGAGAGGGCAAAGCGGATATTAAGAACCTCAAGGCTTCTTGAATTAGGTAATTTAACATCGCAATTAAAATTCCTTGGGAAATGTGGATCCTTTGGACATCTCTATTCCCTGGAACAGGAATTGCGTAATTTAGAGAAAGTTGAACTGGAAAGTCTTAATCGTACTGCTGCAGAAATAATAAAAAGTGATAATCTTTCTGTGGCAGTAATAGGAAATTGCAACATAGACAAACTGGTACCGATTTTAAATATCAACTGACTGGAGAGTGATTGTATTGAATGATATATCTTGTATATATGAGATGTCAATGGTAGATGAAAAAGATAGTCTGAAGGAAGATATCCTAAAAGGAAACGCACTGGATATAATACTGAGTTTGCTTGCCACCAGCAAAACGGCGAGAGAATTATCAAGAGAACTCGATATACCGGTATTTTCTCTTCAGCTCTATATCAACAGGCTGATAAATGCCGGATTGGTTGCTATAAAAAGCATGTCAGTGAATGACGGCAAGATGGAAAAGGTCTATATGTTGGCTTCAAAGGATATAGATATACTGAACTATCTTAAAGATAATAATGTAAATGATAACAATAACAGAGAGAGGGACATTGAGTTGTCTGCGCAGCACTTTTCATCATTGACAAGACAGGTTATTAAAAATATAAATCATTATGGTGATAAGACTTACAAAATAAAGGCATATTTCATTAAAACAGATGATGAAACGATGAAGGGATTTAAAAAAGATCTGGAAGAATTATTTGCAAAATACCAGAGTCTTGAGAATGAAGATGCCACGGAGACCTATGGGTTTATCAGTGTTTTGGCACCCTATAGCATGGAATTAAATCAAGCTGGGAAGGAGGAAGAATGATGGAAGAAAAGGTTGGAAAGAAGATTATATCAGATGACATCAAGAAAGAGGGAGAAATTGAAATAACAAATACGAATGTAGATGTTGATTCGCCTGAGGAAAGACCGGGAGTTGGCTATGAGATATACAATATTGGTATTGGTACAGATAATTAGTAAAGCCTTACCCGATGATACGTATCAGAATGTTAAACAGTAATAACAAACGGCTTACAGGGAGATATATGCCCTTTAAAGTAAATTTTCCATAAGGAGGTGATTAGAATGGATAAAGACAAGGAAATTAAAGAAGTAGTAGTAAATGAGGAAACTTTAAATGTTGAGCAAGAAGAAGAAGCAGGTCTTATGAAAGAGGATCTTGTTGCACCTGGTAACGGTCCGGTATTATGTTGCTAAAATAAAATAATACATAATCAATGGGGGAAGTGAAAAGTTTATTATGGGCTTGCACTTCCCTTATTCAATGAAGAAAAAACTTTTAAAATGGCTAATACTGATTGGAGGGGAGAACTTGAAATCATCAAAGTACAATGTAAATATAACAATTGATAAGAGCAAGAAAATGATATATAACAATTTAAATAGAAATTATGTTATTTATGATAGTAATAAGCATGAACATATTATGGGGTTGCTTGATAATTTGAATCAGGGAGCCTATGGTGTGGAGGACGCTGCATTACTAAAGAAAATGATCCATAAACAGATGATAATTAAAGATAACACCGACGAGCTTGAGATTATTAAGTTCAGAGAAAATAGAGTAAGGTTTAACAATCAGGTTTATAGTATATGTATACTTCCTACGCTGGATTGCAACTTCAGATGTGTTTATTGTTATGAGGAACATAAAAAAAATATTATGGATGATGCTGCAGCAGCAAAAATAGTTAAATATATTGAGAATATTGCACCAAACGCCAGTTATTTGTATGTATCCTGGTTTGGCGGAGAGCCGCTGATGGAATTTAAACGAATAACGGAATTAACAGAGCAGTTCAAAAGTATATGCAGCAGGTATAACTGCAGATATAATGCTCACATTACTACAAATGGTTATTTGTTAAATGAGGATGTAATAAATAAATTTAAAGACTTGAATATAACAAAAGCACAAATTACGATAGATGGTCTGGAGGAATATCACAATAAGAAGCGACCGTTAACCAACGGGATGGGTACATATAAAGTAATTCAAGAGAATATCATTAATCTCCTGAATAAGAATCCTGATGTCAGTATTGTACTAAGAATCAATATAGACGAAGAAAATTTCAATCATATAGATGAGATATTTGATATCATTCCGGAACAACACAGAAACAGAATTGAGATAGCTTTAAGTAATTTATTTGAAGCAAAAGACAAATTGAATTTATATGAACTGCTTAAAAAGTCAGTTGATAAAACTTATAATTATTCTAATGTCGAAAATAATTATCAAGTATGTCCTGCCTGTATTGTAAATGGGTTTTCTATAGCACCGGATTGTACAGTAATTCCGTGTTCCCATGCTGCCGAAGAAGGATACAGTCTGGGATACATCAATGAGGAAGGAAAGTTTATAATAAAAGACCAGAATCTATATTATAGAATGAAAACAGTAACTGCTTTAGACAATGATAAATGTGTGGATTGCATCAAACTTCCAGCATGTACTGCCTCATGTAAATATAAAAGATATAAAAATAATAGTATTTGCATCGGAAAAAGCGGTGAAGGTATCAGTATGGAGGAAAGAAGTAAGCTACATTACTATAGTGACTTAATGCATAACAGAATTCAAGAGGTTGATATGCTATGAATATAAGATTATTAAGAAATAAAGATTTCGCATTGCTGATGGGAGGCCAGTACATTTCATCTATAGGTTCAGGTATGCAAAGCTTTGCCCTATCTCTATATGTACTTTCAATTACCGGATCCGGAGGGAAATTCGCTTCGGTTCTAGCTGTTTCTGTTATTCCAAAGCTGATCTTAGGACCTGTTTCCGGAGTATTTATAGACAGGATTAACAGAAAAAAAATTATAGTATGTTTGGACATATTAAGTGGAATCGTATCAGCATTATTTTATATTTTATCAATTACCTCTGGTATTAAGCTGCTGTATATTTATATTGGGGTTATTATTTTGTCAATTATATCGTCGATATATAGTCCAGCAATCAATTCAGTGTTTCCGTCCATCATGAAAAAAGACGAACTTGTGGACGCAAACGCACTGTCTTCTGTAATTATGAGTACAGCTAGTATTATTTCGCCAATGCTTGCAGGAGCATTATACGGTTTATTAGGGCTTCCCATTATACTATTATTAAATGCTGTCAGCTTCTTTTGTGTTTCGTTTATGGAGTTGTTTGTAAAAGTTCCGCAAGTGATGAGAGAAAATATTAAATTCACATTTGCCTTGTTTAAAAAGGATTTTGCAGAAGGTGTAAAATTTATAGTGAATCATAAATTACTTCGAAAAATGCTGATATGTGCATTTATCATTAACTTTACCCTTAACCCCATGATGAGCATCGGTTTTGTTTATCTGGCAAAAATGGTACTTAAAGTAAGCGATGTTCAGCTTGGTATGCAGCAAACGGTATTTGTAGCAGGATCGCTTGTCGGGCCTTTCATTGCAAGTAAACTTCTAAAGAAGCTAGAGTTGTCAAAGATATTCTATATGGGCTTGTTTGTATTGGGAGGCTTAATTACATTCATTGCCTTTAATACCAGCAAATTTATAATGGATTTATTTACTGGAACTACAGTTCCTTTTATATTGCTTGTATTTATTGGCGCATTAGTGGTTGCAATTATTGGTATAATTAATATTTCTTTGACAACCATAAAGCAAAGAGAAACGCCTATGGAACTGTACGGCCGAGTGAACTCCGTCCAAACAATGGCAGCTATGAGTGCAGTACCCCTTGGCCAAATATTATTTGGATCATTACTTGACCATATGCCAAGCTATATAACTATACTCTTAACTTCGTTTTCTCTTGCAATTACTGCATTTTTATTTAGGCATTCACTACTGGCAGAAGAAAAACGAAATAGTGGAAGAGAGCTTGTGATTGAGGAAGAAGCAGTCATTATTGGCGAAGAAATTGTTAATACAGAAATATCCTGATTGTAATTATATGAAAGATTTTATGGGCGGTCGCTAATCCTTTTGAATTGAAGGATTAGCGATTTTTGACTTCGCTAGAATTATGCTCCCTGCTATGCAGCAGCTTGGAAGGAGAATAGTAGTCTATTCAATAGTCAATCCTAATTGCAAAATCTGCATTTGAAATAATGATTTGTTGCAGAAACTGCAATTTTATGATTGTATTTCATAAAAAACGATATATAATAATTATATTGGAGGTGTTCAACATGAACTTGGGAAAGAAATTATTAGAAGTCCGAGAGACTGCTAAGATATCGCGTGCACAGATGGTTGAACTCTTAAAAGAAAAAGGTTTTGACGTAAAAACGTATACAATCAGTAAGTGGGAGAGCGGAGTGTCGAAGCCTACCATAGAGGCATTCTTTGCTATTTGCGATATCTGCCAGGTGAAGGACATACGGCAGGCCTTCGTCGACAAAAGGCTCTTGCGCTTATATGACATACCGGTTTCTGCCGGCTACGGTAATTATCTTGATGATGGGTCTTACGGGATGATAGAGGTTGACAATACAGTTCCAGGTTTGGCCGATTATGCTGTAAGAGTGAGCGGAAATAGCATGATTCCCCGCTTTGTAGATCAACAGATTATCTTTATCCATGAGCAGCCTGCTCTGGAGGAAGGGGAGATCGGGATCTTCTGCTTAAACAATAATACGTATTTAAAAAAGCTTGGGAAGGGGTCCCTGATATCATTAAATCCTGATTATGAACCTATCTTGATTCGTGAGAAGGATGACTTTAGGATATTCGGAAAGGTTGTGGGATAATCCTGCTTCATTTTAAGAATATGTATTAAATATGGTGGACACTGATCCTGATATTTATTGCAGAAAGTAAATCAAGCAGGAATCTTATTCAGAACAACTTTTCAGGGAGGAATTATGGACGAATATGATATAGATAAAAAATATGATTCATTTAAGATCCCCGGGCGGCGGCAGTTTCAGGAAGACAGAGCCGCGAAAGAGTTGTCTCAAACAAAAATCAAGGAATCCGTTTCCTTTGATGAAAGCCCGTTTTATGAGATTGAATATGATACGTGCCCTATGCCGGGGGTTGGCAGATTTGTATTAAAGTCTCAAAAAATAGAGGAACCGAAAAAGGATGAAAAACGGGATTTGTTTGGTCAGATGAGAGAAATCGCAAGAACGCAGGGTTCCGCCTATGATCATACCAGATTCTTTGACAGAAGGGTTCAGCTTGACAATGCCAGAATCTTTTATAAACAAGGTATATTTATGAAAGATTTTACAGATGATTATTCTGAAATTGCACAATTTTCGCAATACTTTCCATATTATCAGATGATGGGATATGAACAGCTCCGGACTTATTTTACCTGGCGAACTGAAGTCAGAAAAGGGAAGGTCGCTGATATCTCTTTGTCATACGTCTTTCTTTATATTTACGAGTTGTTAAGCAATATCGGAGTGAAGGACCCACAGGAAGGACTTGATCAACTGATGTCCTTTTGGAGGGCTTTTGCTGTTTATAATAAATCTATCGACAGATATGTGCTAAGGTGGCTGAAGGATTATCATATTTACTACGAACTTTCTCATTCCTTTAAGGAATTCCTTGAAGCCAACAAGCTTGAGGAGTATTATCCGAAAATGACGGATACAGAGGATAATTTTGATCTCTTCTGTTCTATCTCAAAGTACGATATAAGGAAATCAACTTATTTTACAGAGGATAAAGTAGAGCTGGTTAAGAACTGTTTCTACTTTGTAATTCATAAGCTCAGGCA from Anaerocolumna sp. AGMB13020 encodes the following:
- a CDS encoding TerB N-terminal domain-containing protein gives rise to the protein MDEYDIDKKYDSFKIPGRRQFQEDRAAKELSQTKIKESVSFDESPFYEIEYDTCPMPGVGRFVLKSQKIEEPKKDEKRDLFGQMREIARTQGSAYDHTRFFDRRVQLDNARIFYKQGIFMKDFTDDYSEIAQFSQYFPYYQMMGYEQLRTYFTWRTEVRKGKVADISLSYVFLYIYELLSNIGVKDPQEGLDQLMSFWRAFAVYNKSIDRYVLRWLKDYHIYYELSHSFKEFLEANKLEEYYPKMTDTEDNFDLFCSISKYDIRKSTYFTEDKVELVKNCFYFVIHKLRQRFGDSGINFEEEIFQATKKMTEWKPFRDALFYPWRKQADRRIVLSENEIYICSGNKWAFSKVITSESGRQLIGYIIKQMEVALRKATNYKFKLTANINTVAHEALTKLKEADLSLEIMVNSAVEEFYKEETKTVVIVDKAALLRIKQEALLTQEKLIVPEQQKEIIPVIPAPKQLSLFDIVREDKPSIPPSDTEPVHIDSPWESLKKHLSDVEIKALSVVLQGETELKKYADECGIMLEVLADGINEKAIDFIGDNLLDDEFALYDDYKEQVKELVG
- a CDS encoding XRE family transcriptional regulator — encoded protein: MNLGKKLLEVRETAKISRAQMVELLKEKGFDVKTYTISKWESGVSKPTIEAFFAICDICQVKDIRQAFVDKRLLRLYDIPVSAGYGNYLDDGSYGMIEVDNTVPGLADYAVRVSGNSMIPRFVDQQIIFIHEQPALEEGEIGIFCLNNNTYLKKLGKGSLISLNPDYEPILIREKDDFRIFGKVVG
- a CDS encoding MFS transporter, which codes for MNIRLLRNKDFALLMGGQYISSIGSGMQSFALSLYVLSITGSGGKFASVLAVSVIPKLILGPVSGVFIDRINRKKIIVCLDILSGIVSALFYILSITSGIKLLYIYIGVIILSIISSIYSPAINSVFPSIMKKDELVDANALSSVIMSTASIISPMLAGALYGLLGLPIILLLNAVSFFCVSFMELFVKVPQVMRENIKFTFALFKKDFAEGVKFIVNHKLLRKMLICAFIINFTLNPMMSIGFVYLAKMVLKVSDVQLGMQQTVFVAGSLVGPFIASKLLKKLELSKIFYMGLFVLGGLITFIAFNTSKFIMDLFTGTTVPFILLVFIGALVVAIIGIINISLTTIKQRETPMELYGRVNSVQTMAAMSAVPLGQILFGSLLDHMPSYITILLTSFSLAITAFLFRHSLLAEEKRNSGRELVIEEEAVIIGEEIVNTEIS
- a CDS encoding M16 family metallopeptidase, with translation MYDILNVYLENGLRIVIHRIPNIKTIACGIWVRQGSKYEDANTSGQSHLLEHLMINMDNHGNSRFQELMREVTSEGVIYNAGTTKENTSFYFTGLSDTLEKCIKTLASIVIENKSFPEELLENEKKVVVQEAISFYSSFGQIKERIGQALWGDMDVGRIIVGNIENIKNCKNENLENIIKMAYTPENSTLVIVGELEYQDVLKIVEENFADWKDTSTREYNEIVESEPGIYFNSGGGKNTVIAIGFRTGGYTEKERINIDVISKIMGDTSLESRLVKEIRVKKGLAYNLGTFTSFYENKGTFSFTSVCAQESVEEVVKLAIEEFQKAKESGFSKTELERAKRILRTSRLLELGNLTSQLKFLGKCGSFGHLYSLEQELRNLEKVELESLNRTAAEIIKSDNLSVAVIGNCNIDKLVPILNIN
- a CDS encoding radical SAM/SPASM domain-containing protein; translated protein: MKSSKYNVNITIDKSKKMIYNNLNRNYVIYDSNKHEHIMGLLDNLNQGAYGVEDAALLKKMIHKQMIIKDNTDELEIIKFRENRVRFNNQVYSICILPTLDCNFRCVYCYEEHKKNIMDDAAAAKIVKYIENIAPNASYLYVSWFGGEPLMEFKRITELTEQFKSICSRYNCRYNAHITTNGYLLNEDVINKFKDLNITKAQITIDGLEEYHNKKRPLTNGMGTYKVIQENIINLLNKNPDVSIVLRINIDEENFNHIDEIFDIIPEQHRNRIEIALSNLFEAKDKLNLYELLKKSVDKTYNYSNVENNYQVCPACIVNGFSIAPDCTVIPCSHAAEEGYSLGYINEEGKFIIKDQNLYYRMKTVTALDNDKCVDCIKLPACTASCKYKRYKNNSICIGKSGEGISMEERSKLHYYSDLMHNRIQEVDML